TGTACCTTCTTTCATGAACTTGTCTTTAACAATTGCTCAGTAACGTTCAATTGGCCGCAGCTCGGGACAGTTAGGTGAGTGAGGTCTTTTCCGACGAACATATTGTTGTTTTTCGAAAACCATTGTGGAGTGAATTTGGCATAATGTGCcaatgccaaatctggccagaatagaggaggaacctcgtgctttctacaaagtggaagcaatctcttcttcaagcattcttccacataaatttgagcactttttttttatttaagtcatttatttttataggctcagttacataggtttaaaggagccgaactcttagctatacttttattagtatatatcaacatgtttccttaaatctagggttaataaagtaggaaaccgattactcgcggtcgactcgagattagaagggtgacatagtttcttttggaaaaggaggggatataaggatattgtacaatgttcacactcgcatAAATTTGAGCACTTCTAgttccttttttgaaaaaagtagacGATCGCATGCCACACGTACAAATTGCTTGCCAAACGagcacttttgaaaaaaaaattccatcgcAACAGTGGTATCCGCTAATGGTACACTCTCTTCATGTGCTctcgtgaccgagtggttagcgtcaaacctaacagccgggggttcgggttcgattcccgttctggtcggaggatttttcaccaaagaaatttcctccgacttgcactgtggtcgagaatattcaagagcttgccactcggaagacattcaaggcgtgttatttggcatagaaatctcaattaagtactagtaaaaagcacgcaagtaatactacgttgagacggcgttgagacaaggaacgttagtgccatgtAAGAAGAGTAAGACACTCTCTTCAAtcgatttggtataaaattgagGTTCCAGCAgcgttctggaatcttctttgacgtatgtttcgtcatccatgagaatgcactggttgggattgttcaaaatacgctcatatagctttcgagctcgtgttttagcgcgatcttgctgctccggtgtttatttggccactttttgctttttataggtCTTTAGACCATGTCTCTGTTTAATCCGCTGAATCATCCCAAAACTGGTACAAATCACGAATAGATGCAGACCTGTTCTTCtgaatataataacttttcagtCCAATTTCGGATTGCTTGGTCCgggttttcgtccacttctgcAGAGATCCTCGAAAGAACACTCATTACCGAACTTTGCAACGATAAGTGCCGACATTAACGACcgagctgagttttttttagaattagTCTCGTCAAAAAACATAGACATCACTAACAAAGGTAAtgaggggggcgtcgctgattgatggtcagttgcaccccaataggaagtatcccgtgtcggccacacgtacagagcattggagactgcaacatccaaaATAAGAGAATACAATGTAATACTAACCTTGAGTCaaccgtgagtaatcggttacatattactaacatagtcatAAGGCAAAAATTAAactattgaactcccggccccgttaagTTAACGCAGTATGAgcctcaataaaaatatatatgtattttggaaaaaaaggtaatgaactAACGTCCACgaacgctatcagacaagaagtcttagAAGCCCGGTTATTTCAGAGAAAATTCATAACTGTCACATTTCGGAAAAGGCGTCTTTGTCTGACACATTATTTTGgaatgggatggtggcttgACAGTTCAGAGAGAATATCGAGAtcccaaaaaaaacaattagaccGGTATTCCTTTGAACTCGAGTCAAAAGCTCTCAACAAAAAAATAAGGACGATTCAGCAGCTTGCTTCAAAACATTGAACGAAACAATATTTTCTGTCTACAACAGTGATTGCTCACTAAAAAAAGTTTCTTCAACAAGGAATGTTCCTTGGTGGAATGAAAGATTCGAACGGCTTCGCAAAACAGCGCGGAAACTGTTCAACAAATCTAAAATTACCTCGGATTGGTCCCAATATAGGAGAGTCCTAAGCGAATATAGCAGAGAACTAAGACGATCTGAACGAAAATCGTGAATTCATTACTGCGAGAGCATTGAAAATACCCCAATGGTTGCAAGACTCAATAAGACTCTGGCAAAAGACCACCCCAACGAGCTTGGTTCCCTTAAGAAGGATGACGGGTCGTGCACAAAATCTCTCTGAGAAgtattagacttactgatgaagactcgacgaagcacaccctcgaaggcgatggaggctatccttcacctgtTATCTTTGAACCAACATCTTCAGCTAGAGGCTATGAAAAGCGCCttaaagatggaaaaaaaactagacggggacaaaactgggcacttgagcatcctgaatctcttactcGTTGGACCATTCTCAGAGATGaaatgattggatggaacctaggactaattatgacattccatgcAGTGCAATCGAAacttctcgttcagtatgggatgaagttGGTTCCAGTGTTCGTACAAGTGCAATCAAGTGTATGGTCCCATCgtaaaaatttctgtagctatggggaactggccaacagttttccaggcagaagtagctgcagtaatagaatgtataaatgtctggCTTAAAATAAATTATAGCTAATATTTGCATCTTCTTAGACAGTCAAGCGgcctcaatgctttcaagtactgttcaaaaattgtctgggaatgtaTTTGTCTTTTTCGGCAACTAAGTCAGATAAGTttggtacaactgtactggattcctggtcaTTGCTATacagagggaaatgaacaagcaggtAAACCCACAAGAAggggctcaagctcacccttcactggttcagaaccattctgtggaatttctgattatctgttgaaaagtgagctgaagaaatgggaagaccgggaagtgatagccaattggatggctgtacaacttaaCGAGTCAAAAACATTTATCACACCGATTATTGAAATTACTCAACTGTATtacgagtaaataccatctcaaaatcATAGGTTTAGTACAAGATGATATtagtcgcttttgtaatgctgAAAGTAAAGCcacggaacatttgctctgcaattgCGAAgttctaacaagacgcagacttcaacaccttgataaggctatcaatcaaacagattattcctgattggcagttctatcgctatagctttcagtctacttcttcatcaacaAGCAGTATATAAGCTTGAAGCATAGTAGAAAGACGTTTAATAAGATGATACGCTAACCTTGGTAACATTGTTCTGGAGCCGAAACAAACTGAACCTACCTGCTACCACAAACGGTGTAGGTGAAGATTTCGCGAAAGCACAGATCGTACGTCGTTGGTGAACCTCAGCGCATCCAACATGGGTAACAGTGACAGTAAACAAATGTCCATTGGGTCCGAAAACCAGGATTTGATCGGTATTGCATTGTTCGGGAAACATCGATACGCACCAGGTGAATTGTCTATGATGAATATCTAAAAGGTAGACAAACAAATCGAAATGTTAATTAAGAACACCATAATTTTGTTTATCTCTATGCTTACTCTATTGAGATCGCTACATATCGCGGACAGATCTTTGGTGTACGAACCAAAGTCGGGCGTACAATGCTGCCGGTAGTAGCGTCGTTTCAGTATGTTGCGGCCATTGTCCAGCTTGTCGGCCACCGCAGCGCCGTAAATCTCCATGCTGGCCGTGAACACGACTAGATCGTACCACTGTGATACCTGGATGGACGAAATAAGTATAGAATAATATTACAAACACAATGAATATGtgcgaagaaaaaaatttctcgCTCAAAGATACAAAAATGGTAACTTAGTTTAATAGAAATTCTAATACATACTAACACCGTTCGATTAacttgttttgtatattgttttTCTGACTGATTATTGTTATTCAATTATCGCGTAGGAAGCCAAATTCAACCGAAGATTTATTAAGTCTCAAGGTTTCGATGTGAGCCTAGTTAAAAAGTTTAACGATatagaaattttattagaatgATGTTCAATCGTTTCGTACACAATGCGCATCTTATCTGCATATATTTGGCTATGAAAGTACTAAATTGATTGCCGATTTAGAGATCGTAGAGACACTTGCGTATACTAGTCCGCGATACTTGACCGGGTCGCGATCATAATCTTATGCAGTAGCGTCGAGTGAGGCTATCGCACCCGGGCAGAAGCGTCTGGTTCCACCCCCTCTCTTCAATATATGGAGTATGCTGAATGGTGAAGTATTTGTTAACGTAGGAGTGTGtctgcacccctaaaatcgtgTACCTGGGAGCGGTACGCACCCTCGCACCCCACAGTCGACGCCACTGATCTTATGTtctccatatatgtcttccttagaaaCACAAAAGTTTAGAGGATTTATacttttatatagttttgtttATTTAACCCATTAACCCCTTCACCtataacgtcgaaccacactcgtggcgattagactgtgccagaacgtacaaAATCGAACCTCACACGTCGTCTATCGATGGGAAATGGATACATGCTTCAGGCGTGTGATGATGCGGGACTGCTACGATCGTAAGTAAGATAcacacactcagcagagtatcgaaacgactcactgtgctcgtgtttgggccctgttgttggaaattaaatcataCGGCAAGGGGctaacgatttaaaaaaatatttttttaacaaaatccattggtgtaattttgattattgaagttacagaaaccccaatcttcaagattttttttttctgttctccCGTTTTCCGGGAATCAAAAAGgcgcaaaacaaaaacattggtcaAAACCCACATATTTGTgcctgtaggaggttcaatccaatgttTTTCCCTACATTacaatgtgtgatcttttatcaaagtaatattgtAGAAAAGGTTATGTTATTATGTGGTTATGTGAGATTATGTACTTTCggcacatagttgctttaaaccgaatttattgcctaataaatttatacaaaatcgaacaaaattgGTAGTAATTGGTAGTAATTggtagtaagtggtagctaatagacTAAGCTATCATTGAATACCAAAACATTATGGTTGTTTTCCGAAGCAATGAAAACTTATCGAAGTTCCTGTTAAATTTTTTGAACGCTTGGCATAAAACGAGTtaattaggctcattagcgttTTAGCTGTGACGGCCTTTATCTTGTACATGGTACATGTTTTATCGTTTCTATAAATTGGAAAATTAcacacacagtagccatttagatgtaagagtattctttctgttctttcaCTGTCCAGTTAGATCAGATAACGGAAACAGTTCATATGATCATTATTGTTCTATTGATTGCACAACAGTCCGATGTTTCTTACAGAGCAGAGTGAatcgtgaatcgatctccattgtTGATGATTGtagcgtggacgtagttattccataacaacacaaagatggtcaattggggGGCTTGgatttcgaactcacgatcgatcgcttagtaagcgaacgcgcaaccaatgtggctacgaagacgcCCACAATTTtaatgataaagggtgtgtcacatcaaattgcatcacggaaaaaacgctgtagaaattcgcccagtagaccgatccttttgaaaattttagacagtaaaataaaaactattaaacaacttttggcattttctttttattcatacttcgagcccaagcccgtatgctggcaccttcctctttaccccgtccataaggttctgtacaacgtcaggttgtagttttttttgtacagaaatccattttctcttgaagtccgcctccgatttgacaacttttgggttcttccggagggcctgcttcataatcgcccaatatctctctattgggcgaagccccggcgcgttgggcgggttcatttcctttggcacgaaggtgaccccgttggcttcgtaccactccaacacgtcctttgaatagtggcacgaagcgagatccggccagaagatggtcgggccctcgtgctgcttcaatagtggtagtaagcgcttctgtaggcactccttaaggtaaacctgcccgtttaccgtgccgttcatcacgaagggggcgctccgctttccgcaagagcagatcgcttgccacaccatgtactttttggcaaacttggatagtttctgcttgcgaatctcctccggaacgctgaatttgtcctctgcggagaagaacaacatgcccggcagctgacgaaagtccgctttgacgtaggtttcgtcgtccattaccaggcaatgcgccttcctcagcatttcggtgtacagcttccgggctcgcgtcttccccaccatgttttgcctttcgtcgcggttaggagccttctgaaccttgtatgtacgcaggccctcccactgcttggtccgctggacgaatgaacttgacaaattcagcttattggcgacatcccggaccgaacttctcggatcacgtctaaactgcttaactacacgcttgtgatctttttcactgacggagcatccatttttgccgttcttcaccttccggtcgatggttaggttctcgaagtatcgttttagtactctgctggattggatgattcccagcatcttaccgatgtcccgatgtgacaactccggattctcgaaatgagtgcacaggattaattcacgacgctcttttccgttcgacgacatttttccaaatttacgaaaaattgacagtgaagcatggccaacgtgatctatacagtcttatctgattataagcgaaagctgaagatataattcctaaaattaaatttctacagcgttttttccgtggtgcaatttgatgtgacacaccctttaccatcCTTCATagtttggactctctgttggtcaactTCAGCGGCCATTTTATTTCGCGTCCCATTTATTtctgcagcatcccgagtcACTTTGGCTCCCTTggcaattgcccaatatttttcgaatgGGCTGAATCGGGTGGATTGAGATCTTTCCCAATGTAATAGACACCATTGTCACTGTACCACAGTATCACAAATCTGACCAAAACTACACTGTATCTTTGTGAGCCTCAATAAACAGAAGGAgacgtttctgcaggcactcttccctatacattttcgTAGTTTATGAGTCCCGGATTTGccttaattgttctcaataccttcAATCTCAGTTTTCGATCGTAAGTTCCACAGTCGATTTTGGGGTTTTGCGATTTTAGTACCTGACCACGCCGAATTTTAATGAGGGTGTCCAAAATCTAATTTATTCTCTCGAATCAACAACAATTCTCTTCTAAACGAATCAACGTAAATTTTTTACGGTCGAAAGATACagattttccaaacaatttacAGTCAATagatttcagatacgcctacCACGACCACTGCTTCTGAAAGAACAGTTCATCCGGATTCTAAACGTTTCAAGTCTCATCTGAAAGCGTAAAAAtcgttttgaaacaaaatatctgAGTTATCCAATCATGACGGCAGTTCCTTATTTTGGTTATACCCTTTAACAACAAATAGGCTTAATTTAAACCGTATTAAAATAGTAACTCTCATCATATATAGACCATTGAATACGTCGCAGAGGGTCAGAATGTCAGAATCAAccatttttggatatttttgtatgaaatcagtccaaaacaaacatattaaaTCAAAAGTTAAATTCCAGTCGGCTGACTTGTTCGTCAGTCATTGATGCAAATATTAGCTTGGTATTCGTTCCACTACTGATAAACATACCGATGAGAGCATTgctgtatttattccacctATAATGATGGAAAACATTTTGCACCTTTTGATCCTAATTCCAACCAGCAAAAACGTCATTTTCCTAATTCCGTTAATTGGTTGTCTTAATTCCAATAATCAAATTGTTATAATAATGAATCGTTTTGAATAGTAGATTTGATAATGTTTCTGTTGTtttaaacgaattaaatgagTCGAAATCAATAATCGAATGAATTGAAGTAGTAATATGTCGTTTATTTATTGGCTACACAGCTTGTGATGAAGATTCTTCACTGGATTTTCCAATAATACCTGAGTAATTAACAGCATCAGGATATAACGGATACAATCCACATCGCCGGAAGCCGTTGACCAATATCGATTGTAGGTTCGTCATTCTATCCACAGCTTTCGAGGGGTCGGAAATAGCTGACATCCAGCAGTTTTTCTTGCTGTGGCTCAATTTTCGGCCTCTGCCATATCTCTTTTTGCATCCTGGATTTGTACGGGTGTAGCATCAACGTAGCCGCTAACAGCACGGCTATATTTCCACAAAACAGTGCAGTGTAAGATTTTAGATCAGTGTTAACTTCTTTTGCCTGAACGTTTTTTGGCCGGAACCACCTAAAACCAGTTCTTTTGTAGGTATTGTACGTACTGTTGTTTCGTCCAAATTGAACATCTGTCCCGGACATTTCAACACATTGAACAGCATTTCCTAATGGATTTCATGAAACCAGCTCCTGATTTGTTGCTTGAAAACAGTTACACGATACTTTGACAATACGCTTGGCACCCGTTTTAATATTCCTGGATGCGTTTGAAGAACCCATTGATCCATTTACGAGACGGTATTCCTACGCTGTGCTACGCTCAACAGTAATCCCTTTTTGTTCACGGGAAATTCAGCTTTTGCTTTGGCTAACGGTCATTCAACTATTCGTTCTTCTGTGGCATCAAGAACGGTTGCTTTTTCAGGACGTGATCTGGAATACCTTCCTAAGACCTTCTTGTGCATTGCTGAATACGGAATTCCGTGCAACGGGAACGGAAAATCCGGTTCTCACCATTTCCACAGCGTCTGCTATTCTTGAGCTATCCTATTGTATGCGTTTCTGACCGACGTTTGTTCTATTCATCGCAATATAGCAAATGAGATCTGTTGGGTGGAGTAAGAAACAAGTAGAAATATGGGTATCCAGCTATGTTTATTTTGGTGATAACTTATCGAATTTGTAATGAAAAGTTCAATTTTCATTGTTTTCGGAGATTTTCAATCGTTTACACTTTGTAAATTCATAACAACAGTGCACAATGCTGTTAGCCACTTTGCTAAGGAAAACAACAAATATTGCGAATGACACTGCGACGAACGATATTGGCTGAAATTAATACAATAGTACTTGGTTGccaatttttttgaataattatAGTTTTGCTAGTATacataattaatttaattagaaatttttatcagaaaaaataagATAGCTAGTGAGAAAAACCGTATTTTATGTCAAGTGAGCGGAATTATGCAACGGCTGGTATAAGCTGGCTTCACGgtattcaaatttcagattgTAATAAAATTTTCTAGTTTAACAGTTTGTTCCAATAGTTTCTACCGTGAATGGTTCCAACGCTTTTCACACAAAAGGGATGCTCCGTCATGCGTGTGTAGATATATCTAACATCCACTGTGTAGTTCATATGATCACACGGAGCAACTGCATGACCACGCATCGCACCTCATATGCAGACTGACAATGCTCTGCGGAGACGTTGTTCCGCTACGTCTTTCAGTCGAGGACCACAAACGGAAAATGCTCTGCCAAGACGGTGTTTTTGacctaggactacgtcttttatttctgtattaagGGGCAAGTTCAAATGTCTAAGAGtgattattgacccgaaaacttgtttcaatagcttaaaaatttctttgaaaacagGGTATTAAAATCACACAAATATGTATATAAACGAATGCCCGCTCGGAATGATATTTCTGCAAACCGGAATaaatttccccaacacagactttaaaatcaaggagtgtggggaaatcggcattgcaaaaataTGCAaggtgcgggtacttttgtacccgcatgCCATTTTGCACTCCGGAATGTGTGCGGACTTCAAAAGTGGTATGAACagaacgctttggctcggttgttCAAAACTGCATTAGAAGGTATCCTTTCATATCTTCAGGTTTCTGTGCTTCTACGTATATCgtttggcaaaatgttgataacaatttgctgcgataacgtcgattgaacaatatgcgttcaacttacatgtcaaaatcaaaactgagtgcctgaagttcatcaaatcaagcaaatttgcggttcgagaagtacgttcACTTGGGAGACAcaataacttcagagggaaatgaaaaatacattgatcgtttagacattcttccgttcacatattttagaaGTCCGAGaataaattcggaaattgttacaTTCAATCACTGGTTCAATCAATAACTTTATCGATACACTCTAATTaagccaacgatagtcctaggtcaaccttgtggttatatctTAGGTATAACCATCCCATAGTTTTTTACAaagcaaaaacaaatagttgttAACGAAAATTATTTTATCCGCTGCATAAATATAATGGAGATGAgtgaaaactaataaaaaaagtaTGAAATAGTAATGAACACTATAACTATTTTCATCACCATCCAACATTGGCGGGTAGAAACTAAGTTGCGATCCGAACACAAGTTTCAGAACGATATGAGTAGGTGAGAGAAAATATATCGGACACGATGTAAATGATCTCACCACTAAGCATAACAGATACGGGGTAATTTATTTACGCTGTCTCGAAATCAGAACTGCTTCACCCCACTTTAGGTACTGTAAACCAAATCTAAATATAAACAACCACAAGCGATACTCACAATGTCCAAAAAGTAGTCCACGTGGGGCCGCTTGTGCACGAAGAATCGCACCGGATGCCGGTCGATCGTGACCTTGACCGTGAAGTCATGCGGAGTGCCTGGCTTGACGGTGTTCCGGGGCATCGCGTCGTGGTGCGAGTGTATCAGCGTCTCGTCCAGATCCAGCACCAGCGTCTTCCGCTGAACCATGCTGAGCCGGTGCCGGGACACCGGTGACATCGGGAACAGTTCATATTTCACCGGTTGATGCTGTACAAACTAAGTCAGTTGATTATCGTAGGAAAAGAAAAGGCAAATCATTTGGTGTGATGGTGGTGTAgtgtttttttctgttattaTTTCTGGTTCAATGATGGCAGCAGAGATGTGCAGCGGTGAAGGAAGCGCTCTGTTTTTTTTGGGAAAGGGAACGAATGCGCACGCGAAATTATAAGAAGCAAATGGTTGTAAACAAAAGATTCGATTCGCTACGTAATAGAGTCTTGCGGCGTGGGAACTCGATAGTGGAACATCTTTCTCCAATAGGAATTATCTGTTTGTAATGGCACCGATTTGCTTCGAGAAGCAAGCTCCACCATTCCACTTCGCGAACCGTTAATTACACACATGATTATGATGAATCTCTAACGACAAAGCATGTCGCAAAAATTACAACATCAAGCGACCTCTTCTTATTGCAAAATCGACAATGTGCACAAGAGCTAGACAGCACTCATGGCGGGGTAATCTCATTCAATAATAGACATGATGTGGCCACTCAACCCGCCTGCGAATGGAAACTCTGTATTTGAAGCAATAATTGCTGGCGTCTGTCCAAAGAGTACGTGAGTTATATAACCGTAAAAGTAAGCCCCTTGCTTCGCTATACGGCTAGCTTgttttgagatttttgaatgtgacattttttgtttgtttttttttgcagaaagaaCAATTCTCAGTTTTAACTTTTTGTGAATTCGTACAAGCTGTACGCAGAGAGTTTGTAGGTCTCGAACAAAGTTGTTTTGAGTAACATAACGCTTTGATATCAACAAGGTATCCGTCGCTCAAACTTCAATTCCTTGGcgaatcaaaatttttcaatgaaaaattggtatggttacaaataaaaaaagaacaaaatacTACTCATGTAACACATAATAATCCGCATTTGAGTAcctatttttcatttcattgcaGACCTTTCGCATCCGTTACATAGGAGCTCAGCTGGCAGTTGGAAACATTACATTTCAGAAGCAACTCCACTAATCTGCGTATTGTGTGCCCAGATCGGTACCAAGCAGTGTGTGAACATATCAACTCGCAAAATGGTTCGCATGAGTGTTTGCTAGTCGTATCCCCCTGTGCGACACCAATCATGCATTTAGAAATCCGTTCCGTCGGAATACTATTATTAGAATCCATGCCGAGTGTCCCCCACCGGGACAAACAGAGGATGAGGATACCCCGTGTATACACGGCGCATAATTGAATCGCTCGGCAATTAAGCACCTATATCACATTCGTTCCTCCTCGCAAACTCGTCCGCTCACGTGAGCGCATATGTGACAAATAAAGTGATTAGATAGACCGTTGGCCTCAACTGAATCAGTTTCgaatcgtttgtttgttttatcGCTTGCTCATT
The Toxorhynchites rutilus septentrionalis strain SRP chromosome 2, ASM2978413v1, whole genome shotgun sequence genome window above contains:
- the LOC129767760 gene encoding CTD nuclear envelope phosphatase 1 homolog isoform X2 → MPMLSQFHMNFRAFLVLASKIWTCLCYMFNRQVRAHQPVKYELFPMSPVSRHRLSMVQRKTLVLDLDETLIHSHHDAMPRNTVKPGTPHDFTVKVTIDRHPVRFFVHKRPHVDYFLDIVSQWYDLVVFTASMEIYGAAVADKLDNGRNILKRRYYRQHCTPDFGSYTKDLSAICSDLNRIFIIDNSPGAYRCFPNNAIPIKSWFSDPMDICLLSLLPMLDALRFTNDVRSVLSRNLHLHRLW
- the LOC129767760 gene encoding CTD nuclear envelope phosphatase 1 homolog isoform X1, encoding MPMLSQFHMNFRAFLVLASKIWTCLCYMFNRQVRAFVQHQPVKYELFPMSPVSRHRLSMVQRKTLVLDLDETLIHSHHDAMPRNTVKPGTPHDFTVKVTIDRHPVRFFVHKRPHVDYFLDIVSQWYDLVVFTASMEIYGAAVADKLDNGRNILKRRYYRQHCTPDFGSYTKDLSAICSDLNRIFIIDNSPGAYRCFPNNAIPIKSWFSDPMDICLLSLLPMLDALRFTNDVRSVLSRNLHLHRLW